A portion of the Paenibacillus hamazuiensis genome contains these proteins:
- a CDS encoding Ger(x)C family spore germination protein: protein MGTTKWGSPVKLLVAFTLTVPLLTGCWDRQEIEQRAVVLGIGVDESGENVEEREGEISHLKGSIPAPARGSVRVTLQIAVPGRIPLGPGGGGGGGQMGGGGGQNTVWVVDGIGKTIDDALNNLQQRIAPPLFYGHLRVIVISEAVSKKGIQSLNDTFRRNPEIRRMAWMVVCRGQAADIMKVSPQLERVPTFYLMDAMDMSVKMGRFPDDFLGIFWSSSSAKGREGFLPYVLLKEKGMVQVSGMAFFKNDKMVGTTKPLEVAMYMGIIGENPAGGEGFVEVPGTKENMLFGARNRKSTIKATIKEGKPHIEVNIIIEGNILEKTSEQVTLSNDVIMEIEKELEARTKTAYQNLIKKTQEKGSDIFGFGEQIRAKQPRFWNREIKTKENWQNMYKELSVDLSVQMNIRRIGMKAT from the coding sequence GTGGGGACAACCAAGTGGGGCAGTCCGGTTAAGCTGCTTGTCGCCTTTACCCTAACCGTCCCCCTGCTTACCGGATGCTGGGACCGGCAGGAAATCGAGCAGCGCGCCGTCGTGCTCGGCATCGGCGTCGATGAATCCGGAGAAAACGTCGAAGAGAGGGAAGGGGAAATTTCCCATTTGAAAGGCTCCATTCCGGCCCCGGCAAGAGGTTCGGTACGCGTGACACTGCAGATCGCCGTCCCGGGGAGAATCCCGCTCGGTCCCGGAGGAGGTGGCGGCGGGGGCCAAATGGGTGGCGGCGGCGGGCAAAATACGGTGTGGGTCGTCGACGGAATCGGAAAAACGATCGACGACGCGCTGAACAACCTGCAGCAGCGGATCGCTCCTCCGCTGTTTTACGGCCATTTGCGGGTCATTGTCATTTCGGAGGCCGTCAGTAAAAAAGGCATCCAAAGCTTGAACGATACGTTCCGCCGAAATCCGGAAATTCGCCGGATGGCCTGGATGGTCGTTTGCCGGGGGCAAGCGGCGGACATCATGAAAGTATCGCCCCAACTCGAGCGGGTGCCGACCTTTTATTTGATGGACGCGATGGATATGTCCGTCAAGATGGGACGTTTTCCCGACGACTTTCTCGGCATTTTCTGGAGCTCATCTTCGGCGAAGGGCAGGGAAGGTTTTCTGCCTTACGTTTTGCTGAAGGAGAAAGGAATGGTACAGGTGAGCGGGATGGCGTTTTTCAAAAACGATAAGATGGTCGGCACCACCAAGCCGCTGGAAGTGGCCATGTACATGGGAATCATCGGGGAAAATCCCGCCGGAGGAGAAGGGTTCGTCGAAGTGCCGGGAACGAAGGAAAACATGCTGTTTGGTGCGAGAAACCGGAAGTCGACCATCAAGGCGACAATCAAGGAAGGAAAACCGCACATTGAGGTTAACATCATTATAGAAGGCAACATTTTGGAGAAAACGAGCGAACAGGTTACGCTTTCGAACGATGTGATCATGGAAATTGAGAAGGAGCTTGAAGCAAGGACGAAAACCGCTTACCAAAATTTAATCAAGAAGACGCAGGAAAAAGGATCCGACATTTTCGGTTTCGGTGAACAGATCCGGGCGAAGCAGCCTCGATTTTGGAACCGGGAAATCAAAACGAAGGAAAATTGGCAAAATATGTACAAGGAGCTGTCCGTCGATCTGTCCGTGCAGATGAATATCCGGCGCATCGGCATGAAAGCAACGTAG
- a CDS encoding CLC_0170 family protein has protein sequence MQTGFTIGYMNFTVILFLLTGGALLWFDVQGYRHKGMNKEEKAARFLGWINIAMGGIGYVGYWIYGMLL, from the coding sequence ATGCAGACTGGATTTACGATCGGTTATATGAACTTCACGGTCATCTTGTTCCTGCTTACGGGCGGGGCCCTTTTATGGTTCGATGTGCAGGGGTACCGCCATAAGGGGATGAACAAAGAAGAGAAGGCGGCCCGTTTTTTGGGATGGATCAATATAGCCATGGGGGGTATAGGTTACGTCGGGTACTGGATATACGGCATGCTGCTGTGA
- a CDS encoding response regulator, giving the protein MANKIMIADDSAFMRIILRDIIVQMGHHVVEAENGSAAVEKYKEQRPDLTVMNIVMPEMYGIEALRHIREIDPNAKVIMCSSMGNQHNVVSAIQAGALDFVVKPFDPGRLVDAIKRAIAK; this is encoded by the coding sequence ATGGCCAATAAAATCATGATTGCCGATGATTCCGCTTTTATGAGAATCATTCTCAGGGACATCATCGTGCAGATGGGACACCACGTCGTTGAAGCCGAAAACGGTTCCGCGGCCGTGGAAAAATACAAGGAACAGCGTCCCGATCTGACCGTCATGAATATCGTCATGCCGGAGATGTACGGGATCGAAGCGCTGCGCCACATCAGAGAAATCGATCCGAATGCCAAGGTGATCATGTGTTCGTCGATGGGGAACCAGCATAACGTCGTTTCAGCCATTCAGGCGGGAGCTCTGGATTTTGTCGTCAAGCCGTTTGATCCCGGCCGGCTCGTCGATGCGATCAAACGCGCCATCGCCAAATAA
- a CDS encoding helix-turn-helix domain-containing protein, with protein sequence MPAGLLEVFKSDERFRSGMNIFVNRAYEAFDIPQHTHDAIEISYVTEGTGFQFINDSVVSVRRGDIFLLPIGTSHVYRPPSPEKTRTLGVINCVFRLEALANTPDFPPPGSVLHDAIFSPHQMQLPYFHHYDKDSLFTELFHSILTEYRQRQACYEVVVQGLFMQIIAALHRSTLTPSAAERGNDKILDAIHFIKRHFHEDITLKQVAEHAYLSVSHLQRLLKQTTGVSFTSYVQHLRVQKCCELLKSSTMTVQQIAGAVGYQDMKFFHSLFRERTGMTPQEYRKNGEAELLRAVPNP encoded by the coding sequence ATGCCAGCAGGCCTACTCGAAGTGTTCAAGTCGGACGAGCGATTCCGCAGCGGTATGAACATCTTCGTCAACCGCGCCTATGAAGCGTTCGACATCCCGCAGCATACGCACGACGCGATCGAAATCAGCTACGTAACGGAAGGCACCGGCTTCCAGTTTATCAACGACTCCGTCGTATCGGTAAGGCGGGGCGACATCTTCCTGCTGCCGATCGGCACCTCTCACGTGTACAGGCCCCCCTCTCCGGAAAAAACCCGCACCTTGGGCGTCATCAACTGCGTATTCCGACTGGAAGCGCTCGCAAATACACCTGACTTCCCGCCGCCGGGCTCGGTGCTGCACGACGCGATTTTTTCCCCGCATCAAATGCAGCTGCCGTATTTTCATCATTACGACAAAGACAGCCTGTTCACCGAGCTGTTCCATTCGATTTTGACGGAATACCGGCAAAGGCAGGCTTGCTACGAGGTTGTCGTGCAGGGGCTGTTTATGCAGATCATCGCCGCGCTGCACCGGAGCACCTTGACGCCTTCCGCCGCCGAACGCGGCAACGACAAAATTCTCGACGCGATTCATTTCATCAAGCGCCATTTTCACGAGGACATTACGCTGAAGCAGGTCGCCGAGCATGCTTATCTGAGCGTCAGCCATCTGCAAAGACTGCTCAAGCAAACGACCGGCGTCTCCTTCACCTCGTACGTTCAGCATTTGCGCGTCCAGAAGTGCTGCGAGTTGCTTAAATCCTCCACGATGACCGTACAGCAAATCGCCGGTGCGGTCGGATACCAGGACATGAAATTTTTTCATTCCCTGTTTCGGGAACGAACCGGGATGACGCCGCAGGAATACCGGAAAAACGGGGAGGCCGAGCTGCTTCGGGCCGTCCCGAATCCTTAA
- a CDS encoding glycoside hydrolase family 65 produces the protein MSIDRKALVTRHNPIMKEIAPLAPLSVGNGEFAFTADITGLQTFPEEYEVPLGTQTQWAWHSSGGRNVWSLSDVRMQYRSEESGKGGYPVHAEDREEAYHWLRQNPHRLQLGQIGFRFISPSGEEETTRALTDAEQTLDLWSGILTSRFRIGGVPVHVRTACHPEMEQLGVTVESPLLAEGRLQIAIRFPAPGMTSRSWDKSIRLNWADPDSHKTRFIPKAPTEALIERSMDEDSYFVALKWSQGELAREGAHAFMLRGNGTSDRLELAVGFSQAAKSQSPSDIKEITELSRSHWERFWSEGGAVELADSRDPRANELERRIVLSQFLTAIHSAGSLPPQETGLLYNSWFGKPHLEMHWWHAVHFPLWGRGSLLARSMDWYRGILPYARELARSQGYAGARWPKMIGPDGEQSPSPIAPLLIWQQPHPIVLAELLYLAEPTEETLRRYGDIVLESAEFMASFAEWDEPGGRYVLGPPLIPAQELHKPEDTWNPTYELEYWRHGLELAALWAERMGQAANPLWKQVAGRLSPLPQADGVYLAHENCPNTYTEANTDHPSMLGALGMLPGQMVDRETMRRTLLKVKESWRWETTWGWDYPMAAMTAARLGEGALAVDFLMMDVTKNTYLPNGHNYQRPGLLAYLPGNGGLLAAIAMMAGGWQGGPDKHAPGFPDDGSWTVRCEGIKPWL, from the coding sequence TTGTCGATCGATCGCAAAGCTTTGGTCACGAGACACAATCCGATCATGAAAGAAATCGCACCGCTCGCTCCGCTGTCTGTCGGCAACGGAGAATTTGCTTTTACCGCGGATATTACCGGACTGCAAACGTTTCCCGAAGAGTACGAGGTTCCGCTCGGCACGCAAACGCAGTGGGCTTGGCACAGCTCCGGCGGCAGGAACGTTTGGAGCCTAAGCGATGTAAGGATGCAGTACCGCAGCGAGGAGAGCGGGAAGGGAGGTTATCCGGTACATGCGGAAGATCGCGAAGAAGCGTACCACTGGCTTCGGCAAAACCCGCACCGGCTGCAGCTCGGACAAATCGGCTTTCGTTTTATTTCCCCGTCCGGCGAAGAGGAGACGACCCGCGCGCTTACGGATGCGGAGCAAACGCTCGATTTGTGGAGCGGCATATTGACCAGCCGTTTCCGGATCGGCGGGGTTCCCGTACATGTGCGGACGGCGTGCCATCCGGAGATGGAGCAGCTCGGAGTCACGGTGGAAAGCCCGCTGCTGGCCGAAGGGCGGCTTCAGATCGCGATCCGCTTCCCGGCGCCGGGCATGACGAGCCGCAGCTGGGACAAGTCGATCCGGCTGAACTGGGCGGACCCCGATTCGCACAAGACGCGGTTTATTCCGAAAGCGCCTACGGAAGCATTGATCGAACGGTCGATGGACGAGGACTCGTATTTCGTTGCGCTGAAATGGTCGCAAGGCGAGCTGGCTCGGGAAGGGGCCCACGCCTTTATGCTGCGCGGCAATGGGACGTCGGATCGCCTCGAATTGGCCGTCGGATTTTCGCAGGCAGCCAAGTCGCAATCGCCTTCAGATATTAAGGAAATAACGGAGCTTAGCCGGTCCCATTGGGAACGGTTTTGGAGCGAAGGGGGGGCGGTCGAGCTGGCGGACAGCCGTGACCCGCGCGCAAATGAGCTGGAGCGGCGCATTGTGCTTTCGCAGTTTTTGACGGCGATCCACAGCGCCGGCTCGCTGCCGCCGCAGGAGACGGGGCTGCTGTACAACAGCTGGTTCGGCAAGCCCCACCTCGAAATGCACTGGTGGCATGCGGTGCATTTTCCGCTGTGGGGCCGGGGCTCGCTGCTTGCCCGCAGCATGGACTGGTACCGCGGCATATTGCCGTATGCCCGCGAGCTGGCACGGTCGCAGGGCTACGCCGGCGCGCGCTGGCCGAAGATGATCGGGCCGGACGGGGAGCAGAGCCCCTCGCCGATCGCGCCGCTGCTCATCTGGCAGCAGCCGCATCCGATCGTGCTGGCCGAGCTGCTCTATTTGGCGGAGCCGACGGAAGAGACGCTGCGGCGGTACGGCGACATCGTGCTGGAGTCGGCGGAATTCATGGCCTCCTTCGCGGAATGGGACGAACCCGGGGGCCGGTACGTGCTCGGTCCTCCGCTGATTCCGGCGCAGGAGCTGCATAAACCCGAGGATACATGGAACCCGACGTACGAGCTCGAATATTGGCGTCACGGGCTGGAGCTTGCGGCGCTGTGGGCGGAAAGGATGGGCCAAGCCGCGAATCCGCTGTGGAAGCAGGTCGCCGGGCGGCTGTCGCCGCTTCCGCAGGCGGATGGCGTCTATCTTGCGCACGAAAACTGTCCGAACACATATACCGAAGCGAATACGGATCATCCGTCGATGCTCGGCGCGCTCGGCATGCTGCCGGGCCAAATGGTCGACCGCGAAACGATGCGGCGCACGCTGCTGAAGGTCAAGGAAAGCTGGCGTTGGGAGACGACCTGGGGCTGGGACTATCCGATGGCGGCGATGACGGCCGCAAGGCTCGGGGAAGGTGCTCTCGCCGTCGATTTTTTGATGATGGACGTGACCAAAAATACCTATCTGCCGAACGGGCACAACTATCAGCGTCCGGGGCTGCTCGCTTATTTGCCCGGCAACGGCGGGCTGCTCGCCGCAATCGCGATGATGGCGGGCGGCTGGCAGGGCGGGCCGGACAAACACGCGCCCGGCTTTCCGGACGACGGCAGCTGGACGGTTCGCTGCGAAGGGATCAAGCCTTGGCTGTAA
- a CDS encoding Gfo/Idh/MocA family protein — protein MTREIGYAVSGLGVGRSHVASAVKAKGCKFVAICDRNEELLHKLGDEFGIAPENRYTSYEELLRRPDIEAVSVCTPSGMHRDHTVMALRAGKHVLTEKPLEIRLDRIDEMLRVAEEEKKFLGCVFQNRLAPANRKMKETIDCGRLGKLITGNFHLKWYRDEAYYGKNGGWRATWAMNGGGVVMNQTIHTVDLMQWLMGPVKSVFAKTGTYTHPIEVEDTAVAVITFENGAIGTLIGTTCAYPGLEVSIQIHGAKGSMYGKNNKLELFKMADDEGFAEEASVLEQFGAGGSAPAAADPSALPKVGHAGQVQDMIEAVIENRPPMIQGIEGRASVEIVQAIYESARTGKEVFLPFVPPAEG, from the coding sequence ATGACAAGGGAAATCGGGTATGCGGTATCCGGCCTCGGCGTCGGCAGAAGCCACGTCGCAAGCGCCGTTAAAGCGAAAGGCTGCAAGTTTGTAGCGATTTGCGACAGAAACGAGGAGCTGCTGCACAAGCTCGGCGACGAATTCGGCATCGCACCGGAGAACCGGTACACGAGCTACGAAGAGCTTTTGCGGCGGCCGGATATCGAAGCCGTCAGCGTCTGCACGCCGAGCGGCATGCACCGCGACCATACGGTGATGGCGCTGCGCGCAGGCAAGCATGTGCTGACCGAGAAGCCGCTTGAAATCCGGCTGGACCGCATCGACGAAATGCTGCGGGTCGCCGAAGAGGAGAAAAAGTTTCTTGGCTGCGTGTTCCAAAACCGGCTTGCTCCCGCCAACCGCAAAATGAAGGAGACGATCGACTGCGGAAGGCTCGGCAAGCTCATTACCGGCAACTTTCATCTCAAATGGTACCGCGACGAAGCGTATTACGGCAAAAACGGCGGCTGGCGGGCCACCTGGGCGATGAACGGCGGCGGCGTCGTGATGAACCAGACGATCCATACCGTCGACTTGATGCAGTGGCTGATGGGGCCGGTCAAAAGCGTGTTCGCCAAAACCGGCACTTACACCCATCCGATCGAGGTGGAGGATACGGCGGTCGCCGTCATCACGTTCGAAAACGGAGCTATCGGGACGTTGATCGGCACGACGTGCGCTTATCCGGGCCTCGAGGTTTCGATTCAAATTCACGGCGCCAAAGGTTCGATGTACGGCAAAAACAACAAGCTCGAGCTGTTCAAAATGGCGGACGACGAAGGTTTTGCCGAAGAGGCGAGCGTGCTGGAGCAGTTCGGAGCGGGCGGATCCGCTCCCGCGGCGGCCGATCCGTCCGCCTTGCCGAAGGTCGGGCATGCCGGCCAGGTGCAGGATATGATCGAAGCCGTGATCGAGAACCGACCGCCGATGATCCAGGGCATCGAAGGCAGGGCTTCCGTGGAAATCGTACAGGCGATTTACGAATCGGCGCGAACGGGCAAGGAAGTGTTTCTGCCCTTCGTTCCGCCGGCAGAGGGGTGA
- a CDS encoding sugar phosphate isomerase/epimerase family protein translates to MSRPKPLIGCCLTAGSFMPQSGDRSAAQQDPVSSLLEGVSGLLDAGYDFAELTVGAVVQLSEADFERFVRLLRQRGIVIPVFNSFIPASLKLTGPEAAEPSAVRAYVELAMQRVRAAGGEVIVFGSGAARTVPAPYTTEQGMEQIRQFLVMCGELAETYGITIAIEPLNRSESNAINKVAEALELAETLRLPRIRVLADAYHMHLEEEGQDIIGAAVSKDMLAHVHYAEFDRSFPKGEAAGGVDIAALLGRLRDSGYDGRVSAECTSADLPADSAESLVHIKRLMNRIYESGEQ, encoded by the coding sequence ATGAGTCGTCCCAAACCTCTCATCGGCTGCTGCCTAACGGCGGGCTCGTTTATGCCGCAAAGCGGAGACCGCAGCGCCGCGCAGCAGGACCCGGTCTCTTCGCTGCTCGAAGGCGTAAGCGGGCTGCTGGATGCGGGCTACGACTTTGCGGAGCTGACCGTCGGCGCGGTCGTGCAGCTGTCCGAAGCGGACTTCGAGCGATTCGTCCGTCTGCTGCGGCAGCGCGGCATCGTCATTCCGGTGTTCAACAGCTTCATTCCCGCATCGCTGAAGCTGACCGGGCCGGAGGCGGCGGAGCCGTCCGCAGTGAGGGCTTACGTGGAGCTGGCGATGCAGCGGGTTCGCGCCGCCGGCGGCGAAGTGATCGTGTTCGGCAGCGGAGCAGCTCGGACGGTGCCGGCGCCGTACACGACGGAGCAGGGCATGGAGCAAATCCGTCAGTTCCTCGTCATGTGCGGGGAATTGGCCGAAACCTACGGCATCACGATTGCGATCGAGCCGCTGAACCGGAGCGAAAGCAACGCGATCAACAAGGTGGCCGAGGCGCTGGAGCTTGCCGAAACGCTCCGGCTGCCCCGCATCCGCGTGCTGGCTGACGCTTACCATATGCATCTCGAGGAGGAAGGACAGGACATTATCGGGGCGGCCGTGTCGAAAGACATGCTCGCGCATGTGCATTATGCGGAGTTTGACCGGAGCTTCCCGAAAGGCGAAGCGGCGGGAGGCGTCGATATTGCCGCCCTGCTTGGCAGACTGCGGGACAGCGGGTATGATGGAAGGGTATCGGCCGAATGCACGTCCGCCGATTTGCCGGCGGACAGCGCGGAATCGTTGGTCCACATCAAGCGGCTGATGAACCGAATCTACGAAAGCGGGGAGCAATGA
- a CDS encoding PmoA family protein, which translates to MSFLFSLVVHAGNHLREFCPVSFTIPTGNPVLRGNPAGLFYLQGPGGETVPLQCEETHDDLVFHWIVERLLPGESRRYDVYSGENPASEAAAGVRLDEKERQIDVLIGGTYFTSCVFDPDLAKPYIGPVMGPYGDSFTRLDFETKEHPHHRSLWLAIGDVNGIDMWNEPKDKHGKQRLAGFAEKTSGPVFGRLKMSLDWCTYSEKPQLAEKRTVTFYNTPAGGRIIDLDFEFVFNRDRVEFGATKEAGPLGIRVAESMKAENGGTITNSHGSIGEAECWGQRAVWCDYSGNVGGHTLGIAAFDHPDNDGFPTYWHVRDYGLLAANNFYFAGGKLYKKGQSVRYKHRVYFHEGDAAAGKVAHKYQDYIHPPVVTRVEEE; encoded by the coding sequence ATGTCCTTCTTGTTCAGTTTAGTCGTCCATGCAGGCAATCACCTTCGCGAATTTTGCCCGGTGTCGTTTACGATCCCGACGGGCAATCCCGTGCTGCGGGGAAACCCGGCCGGCCTTTTTTATTTGCAGGGACCCGGCGGCGAAACGGTCCCTCTCCAATGCGAGGAAACCCATGACGATCTGGTGTTTCATTGGATCGTCGAGCGTCTGCTTCCCGGCGAATCGCGCCGTTATGACGTCTACTCCGGGGAGAACCCGGCTTCCGAGGCGGCGGCGGGCGTCCGTCTGGACGAAAAGGAACGGCAAATCGACGTCTTGATCGGAGGTACATACTTTACATCCTGCGTATTCGACCCGGACCTCGCCAAGCCGTACATCGGTCCGGTCATGGGGCCGTACGGGGACAGCTTTACCCGGCTCGATTTCGAAACGAAAGAGCATCCCCATCACCGCTCGCTTTGGCTTGCGATCGGCGATGTGAACGGCATCGACATGTGGAACGAGCCGAAGGACAAGCACGGCAAGCAAAGGCTGGCCGGCTTTGCGGAAAAGACGTCCGGACCTGTATTCGGAAGGCTGAAGATGTCGCTGGACTGGTGCACGTATTCGGAAAAACCGCAGCTTGCGGAAAAGCGCACGGTAACGTTTTACAATACGCCGGCCGGAGGGCGCATCATCGACCTCGATTTCGAGTTCGTCTTTAACCGGGACCGGGTCGAGTTCGGCGCGACGAAGGAAGCGGGTCCGCTCGGCATTCGCGTCGCGGAATCGATGAAAGCCGAAAACGGCGGCACGATCACAAACTCCCACGGCTCGATCGGGGAAGCGGAGTGCTGGGGCCAGCGCGCCGTATGGTGCGATTATTCCGGCAATGTCGGCGGACATACGCTCGGCATCGCCGCGTTCGACCATCCGGACAACGACGGTTTCCCGACTTACTGGCACGTTCGCGATTACGGGCTGCTCGCCGCGAACAATTTTTATTTTGCCGGCGGGAAGCTGTACAAGAAAGGACAATCGGTCCGGTACAAGCACCGGGTTTATTTTCATGAAGGCGATGCCGCCGCGGGCAAGGTGGCGCACAAATACCAGGACTACATCCATCCGCCGGTTGTGACGCGGGTGGAAGAGGAGTAG
- a CDS encoding glycosylhydrolase-like jelly roll fold domain-containing protein, producing the protein MNHSLQQQFLEPSDENTPIPFWFWNDTLTPEEILRQIADFAEKGVMGFVVHPRIGIPESIPYLSDIYMDLVETAVKEAARRGMTVILYDEAMYPSGSAKGFVVRENPAYASRGLKMAELPCGEPVQLAAVLGGGDVLVSAQAVKKLGAQRIDGTATVVLEPKGGAVRFEPPAGDGEWSIALFIETFSKGTIRGIHFGEDDREPNAPPSADLLNPEATATFIRLTHDRYYERLKPYFGSTVIAMFTDEPDILGRRHAKGLHPWTNGFLGAFMREGGKESDLPALWLEAEQAETVRALYRKAVHNRLIAAYYKPLSDWCAQHGIALTGHPAGSDEIGLLEHFQIPGQDVVWRWVAPEDGLALEGVHSTAGKCSADAARHRGRRRNLNEVLGVCSPGGGWALSGGDMKWYFDWLFVRGVNLICPHAFYYSIDGPRRVNERPPDVGPNNIWWPHYRLFADYIKRMSWLMTDSANVTPIAVLSREDGLSWQAAKPLFQNQREFNYLEEKLLVSKAIIEGGTIRIAAQAYTVLIVEDGGYWPEETHQALRRFIAGGGIVIALGGSFGTAGLPATERAADAERLVPLLDKLVPRDLVLEPPCRDIRMSHVVKDGSHFYVLVNEGEQTYEGSAVWSAEGHIELWDPWVGAIRQAGAKRAENGVNVAVKLERRQSLVYRVDPSEPLAELPDAAAGSTIKGTIDLPDGWTGTAISLPGKSFALGSWTEREGLEHFSGTVEYTNTFVLDAPEAADRIVLDLGEVHEMVELSVNGRHVGVKMWHPYTFDIRPFVKPGRNELRAAVTNSLACRIDRVKLPSGLVGPVFVTVYEP; encoded by the coding sequence ATGAATCATTCGCTGCAGCAGCAGTTTCTTGAGCCTTCGGACGAAAATACGCCGATCCCGTTCTGGTTTTGGAACGATACCCTCACGCCGGAGGAAATTTTACGGCAGATTGCCGATTTTGCGGAAAAAGGCGTGATGGGGTTCGTCGTCCATCCGCGGATCGGAATTCCCGAGTCGATTCCGTACTTGTCGGATATTTACATGGATCTGGTGGAAACGGCCGTCAAGGAAGCGGCTCGTCGCGGGATGACCGTAATTTTGTACGACGAGGCGATGTATCCGTCCGGCTCGGCCAAAGGGTTCGTCGTGCGGGAAAACCCCGCGTACGCAAGCCGCGGCCTGAAAATGGCCGAGCTGCCCTGCGGAGAGCCGGTGCAGCTGGCGGCCGTCCTCGGCGGCGGCGACGTGCTCGTTTCCGCGCAGGCGGTGAAGAAGCTGGGCGCGCAGCGAATCGACGGCACGGCGACGGTCGTGCTGGAGCCGAAAGGCGGTGCCGTCCGTTTCGAGCCGCCTGCCGGGGATGGCGAATGGTCGATCGCGCTGTTTATCGAAACGTTTTCCAAAGGCACGATCCGCGGCATCCATTTCGGGGAGGACGATCGCGAGCCGAACGCGCCGCCGTCCGCGGATTTGCTTAATCCGGAGGCGACCGCAACGTTCATCAGGTTAACGCACGACCGTTACTACGAAAGGCTCAAGCCGTATTTCGGCAGCACCGTCATCGCCATGTTCACCGATGAGCCGGACATACTCGGCAGACGGCATGCGAAGGGGCTTCACCCCTGGACGAACGGTTTTCTCGGAGCGTTTATGCGGGAAGGCGGCAAGGAGAGCGATTTGCCCGCGCTTTGGCTGGAGGCGGAACAGGCGGAAACGGTCCGTGCCTTATACCGCAAGGCGGTTCATAACCGGCTGATCGCCGCCTACTATAAGCCGCTCAGCGACTGGTGCGCGCAGCACGGCATAGCGCTGACCGGGCATCCGGCGGGCAGCGACGAGATCGGGCTGCTGGAGCATTTTCAGATCCCGGGACAGGACGTCGTGTGGCGCTGGGTTGCTCCGGAGGATGGATTGGCTTTGGAGGGTGTGCACAGCACAGCCGGCAAATGCTCCGCGGATGCGGCAAGGCACCGGGGAAGACGCCGCAACCTGAACGAGGTGCTGGGCGTTTGCTCGCCCGGGGGCGGCTGGGCGCTCAGCGGCGGCGACATGAAGTGGTACTTCGACTGGCTGTTCGTGCGCGGCGTCAATTTGATATGTCCGCATGCATTTTATTATTCGATCGACGGTCCGCGCCGGGTGAACGAACGCCCGCCGGACGTCGGGCCGAACAACATCTGGTGGCCGCATTACCGTCTTTTTGCCGACTACATCAAAAGAATGAGCTGGCTCATGACGGACAGCGCCAATGTGACGCCGATCGCCGTACTCAGCCGCGAAGACGGCTTATCCTGGCAGGCGGCGAAGCCGCTGTTTCAAAACCAGCGGGAATTCAATTATTTGGAAGAGAAGCTGCTTGTTTCCAAAGCGATCATTGAGGGCGGCACGATCCGTATCGCCGCCCAAGCCTACACCGTCTTGATCGTGGAAGACGGCGGTTATTGGCCGGAGGAAACGCATCAAGCTCTCCGGCGGTTTATCGCAGGCGGCGGGATCGTCATTGCGCTCGGCGGAAGCTTCGGGACAGCCGGATTGCCGGCAACGGAGCGCGCAGCCGATGCGGAGCGGCTTGTTCCGCTGCTGGATAAGCTTGTGCCCCGCGACCTCGTGCTGGAGCCGCCGTGCCGGGACATTCGGATGAGCCACGTCGTTAAGGATGGCAGCCATTTCTACGTGCTGGTGAACGAAGGCGAGCAGACGTACGAAGGAAGCGCGGTCTGGAGTGCTGAAGGGCACATAGAGCTTTGGGACCCGTGGGTAGGGGCGATTCGCCAAGCGGGTGCGAAGCGGGCGGAAAACGGCGTGAATGTGGCGGTGAAGCTGGAACGCAGGCAAAGCCTCGTATACCGGGTCGATCCGTCGGAGCCGCTTGCGGAGCTGCCGGATGCGGCGGCAGGTTCCACCATTAAAGGTACGATTGATCTGCCGGACGGATGGACCGGGACAGCGATTTCATTGCCCGGGAAATCGTTCGCCCTCGGATCGTGGACGGAACGGGAAGGGCTGGAGCATTTTTCCGGGACCGTCGAGTATACGAACACGTTCGTTTTGGATGCCCCCGAAGCAGCGGACCGCATCGTACTCGACTTGGGCGAAGTTCACGAAATGGTTGAACTGTCGGTCAACGGCCGGCATGTCGGGGTGAAGATGTGGCATCCGTATACGTTTGATATCCGCCCGTTCGTAAAGCCTGGCCGCAACGAGCTGCGCGCCGCCGTGACGAACAGCCTGGCATGCCGGATCGACCGCGTGAAGCTGCCGTCCGGACTTGTTGGACCGGTCTTCGTTACGGTTTACGAGCCGTAA